The genomic interval CATTACCACGCCACTCCGTAATCGGAGCAGATTTACTGCGTAACGTTTTCCGGTTCCGGATCGTGAAAATGAAACAGCGTATTTCCAGGTCCAAGCTCGGACGTACAGGCTTCAGCACATAGGTTGCAGTTGGTGCAGTCAGGCCCTTTGCTTTCAAAGCGGGCCCGCAGATTCATCGGGCAGATATCTTCGCACTTGCGGCAGTTCGTACAGCTTTTCTCCGGATTCTCAAATTTCATCATCCGGGTGAGATCGGTCTGCAGCAGCATCTGAATCAGCGCATAAGGACAACCCTTTTTGCAGAATCGTTCCTGATATCCGACAAAAAGGAACATAAAACCGCCAAACAGCGCAACCCCTGTTCCAAGGATGGGAAGGTTTCCGGCAGCGGCCAGCTTAACCTGGTTTTCCAGCGGCTGGAAAAAAGAAAGAATCACTTCCGTCAGAATCCCCGAAAAAAGCAGTGACCAAAGTAGAACAATTCGTTTCCGGTGTGCCGTGGTTCTGTTTTTCGGGTTGTTTACTTTTTCAAGAAACATGTGCATCGGACAGAGATGTGAACAGAAAATC from Verrucomicrobia bacterium S94 carries:
- a CDS encoding 4Fe-4S binding protein → MSGDLYTKRRRLIQTLSVLVLLSIPLRFFCFDLDGECIRLFGAEFGLATMFYPLFGIVALLLLVVGIGMKKGRIFCSHLCPMHMFLEKVNNPKNRTTAHRKRIVLLWSLLFSGILTEVILSFFQPLENQVKLAAAGNLPILGTGVALFGGFMFLFVGYQERFCKKGCPYALIQMLLQTDLTRMMKFENPEKSCTNCRKCEDICPMNLRARFESKGPDCTNCNLCAEACTSELGPGNTLFHFHDPEPENVTQ